The Rhodococcus sp. B50 DNA window GTGCGACGCCGTGATCTGCACGCCCGCAACGGCATCCAGTGCCCGCACCGCGAAGGCGGTCACCGGGGTGGGCAGCGGCTGCCCGAGTGCGACGACGTCGAAACCCGCGGCGGCGAGGACTTCTGCGGTAGCGGTGTGGAATTCCGCGGAGCCCGTACGGGCGTCGCGGCCGACGACGACGGTGCCGCCGCCGTGGCCGTTCGCCTCGAGCCACGCCGCGAGCCCGGCGGTGGTGCGGACGACGACGGGCACGTTCATGCAGTCCGGTCCGTCGCCGACCGGTCCGCGCAGACCGGCGGTGCCGAATCGCAGCGTCACAGCCGGGCCGCCAGATCACGCAGGAGGTCGCCCATCCGGGTCGCTGCCGCGCGACCCGCGGCGAGCACTTCGAGGTGGTCGAGGGGAGCGCCGGTGATGCCGGCCGCGGCGTTGGTCACCAGCGAGACCGCGAGCACCCGTGCCCCGGCCGCGCGCGCCGCGATGGTCTCGTGGACTGTGGACATGCCGACGAGGTCGGCACCGAGCGTGCGCAGCATCCGGATCTCCGCCGGTGTCTCGTAGTGCGGGCCGGGCAGCCCGGCGTAGACCCCTTCGCGCAGCGAGGGATCGATCTCCCGGGCGAGGGCGCGGAGTTCCGGCGAGTAGGCGTCGACGAGGTCGACGAACTGGGCACCGACCAAGGGCGAGCGGCCGGTGAGATTGAGATGGTCGGAGATGAGAACCGGCTGCCCCACGGAGAACTCGGGGTCGATCCCGCCCGCCGCATTGGTGAGGACGACGGTGCGGGCACCCGCCGCGACCGCCGTGCGCACGGGGTGGACCACGCGGGCGAGGTCGTGGCCCTCGTAGGCGTGGATCCGGCCCGCGAGGACGAGGACGGCGTTGTCTCCGGCGCACACCGAGTGGATGTTCCCGGCATGTCCTTCCGCGGTCGGAGGGGCGAAGCCGGGCAGGTCGCTCATCGGGATCGTGGCGACAGGGATGCCGAAACTCTCGACCGCGGCCCGCCAGCCGGAGCCGAGGACGACGGCGACGGGGTGTTCGGCGACTCCCGTCCGTTCGGCGAGTGCGGCGGCTGCGGCATCGGCGGCCGCGGCGGGGTCGAAGACGTGATCGGGTGCTCCCATGGCATCGGACCCTAATCGCTCACAGTATGTTACTCACGGGTAAGGAGGCGCGGTATGCTGACGCGCATGCCTTACCTCGAACGTGACGGCGACGTCTTCGTCCTGCATCTCGGTGACCGTGACGTGGAGGTCTCCGAGAACCGGTTCCACCCGGACCGCCTCGCCGCGATCCATTCCCTCCTCGACGAGGTGGAGGCGCACGACGGGCCTACCGCCCTCGTGACCGCGGCGACCGGCAAGTTCTGGAGCAACGGACTCGACATCGACTGGGTCGGCGCGAACCTGCCGGATCTGCCGACCTATCTGGACTCGGTCCACGATCTCTACGTCCGTCTCCTCACCTTCCCCGCGGCGACGGTCGCGGCCGTCCAGGGGCACGCCTTCGGTGCCGGTGCGATGCTCGCGCTCGTGCACGACTTCCGGGTGATGCGCGCCGACCGTGGGTACTGGTGCCTGCCCGAGGTGCAACTGAACATGCCCTTCACCGTCGGAATGTCCGCGCTGATCCGTTCCCGCCTGCCGATCCAGACGGCGGTCGAGGCCATCACCACCGGCCGCCGCTACGGCGGTGAGGACGCCGTGGCCGCGGGCATCGCCGAGCAGGCGGTCACCGGTGACGACGTCCTCGCCGCTGCGGTCGAGCGGGCTTCGGCGCTCATCGCCACCCGGGGACCGAATCTGTCGGGCATCAAACGAGGACTGCACGCACCGCTGATCTCGGCGCTGGAGATCCGGACCGACGCGTCGAACTTCCGGCTGGGCTGATCACGGCCGGGGAAGCTGCCGAACCATCACGGCCGGGAAGCTGCCGGAGGGGTCGTACGCACCGATCGATCGGGGTGCGGTGAGCATGACAGACTGGACCCCGTGACGACCGAATACGCCACGGCGATCGAGGCTGCCTCCGACACCCTCGTCGGCCTGTCGCATTC harbors:
- a CDS encoding purine-nucleoside phosphorylase: MGAPDHVFDPAAAADAAAAALAERTGVAEHPVAVVLGSGWRAAVESFGIPVATIPMSDLPGFAPPTAEGHAGNIHSVCAGDNAVLVLAGRIHAYEGHDLARVVHPVRTAVAAGARTVVLTNAAGGIDPEFSVGQPVLISDHLNLTGRSPLVGAQFVDLVDAYSPELRALAREIDPSLREGVYAGLPGPHYETPAEIRMLRTLGADLVGMSTVHETIAARAAGARVLAVSLVTNAAAGITGAPLDHLEVLAAGRAAATRMGDLLRDLAARL
- a CDS encoding enoyl-CoA hydratase/isomerase family protein — protein: MPYLERDGDVFVLHLGDRDVEVSENRFHPDRLAAIHSLLDEVEAHDGPTALVTAATGKFWSNGLDIDWVGANLPDLPTYLDSVHDLYVRLLTFPAATVAAVQGHAFGAGAMLALVHDFRVMRADRGYWCLPEVQLNMPFTVGMSALIRSRLPIQTAVEAITTGRRYGGEDAVAAGIAEQAVTGDDVLAAAVERASALIATRGPNLSGIKRGLHAPLISALEIRTDASNFRLG